One region of Bacteroidota bacterium genomic DNA includes:
- the rfaD gene encoding ADP-glyceromanno-heptose 6-epimerase, protein MIIVTGAAGFIGSCLVGRLLEEGYNDIVIVDDFSKHEKDANLSNKKVSAIVERSEFHSWLKNNHRFVQMIFHIGARTDTTEFNKAIFDELNLNYSKEVWNACVEFGLPLVYASSAATYGNGEFGYKDDHDIIEKLVPLNPYGDSKNDFDKWALKQEKKPFFWAGLKFFNVYGPNEYHKGRMASVIFHAFQQILKNGKMKLFRSHKSEYRDGEQLRDFVYVKDVCSVCLFLLNHRKNSGIYNLGSGKARTFLSLAKNTFAAMGKEENIEFIDTPADIRDKYQYYTEADMRKLISIGYEKPFYTLEEGIRDYVVNYLEPNRYL, encoded by the coding sequence ATGATCATCGTTACCGGAGCAGCAGGTTTTATCGGCAGTTGTCTTGTAGGACGTCTTTTAGAAGAAGGTTATAATGACATTGTCATTGTTGACGATTTCAGCAAACACGAAAAGGACGCCAATCTTTCCAATAAAAAAGTTTCTGCTATAGTTGAACGGTCGGAATTTCATTCCTGGCTAAAAAACAATCACCGCTTTGTTCAAATGATTTTTCACATCGGCGCCAGAACGGATACAACCGAGTTCAACAAAGCAATTTTCGATGAGCTCAATCTTAATTATTCAAAAGAAGTCTGGAATGCCTGTGTGGAATTCGGATTGCCATTGGTGTATGCTTCGTCTGCCGCAACATATGGAAACGGAGAATTTGGTTACAAAGACGATCACGACATCATAGAAAAACTCGTGCCCTTGAATCCCTATGGAGATTCTAAAAACGATTTTGACAAATGGGCGCTGAAGCAGGAAAAGAAACCATTTTTCTGGGCCGGACTGAAATTTTTCAATGTATACGGACCAAATGAATATCACAAAGGCCGAATGGCTTCAGTAATTTTTCATGCCTTTCAGCAAATTCTGAAAAATGGAAAAATGAAACTCTTCCGTTCTCACAAATCTGAATACCGGGATGGAGAACAACTCAGAGATTTCGTGTATGTCAAAGATGTTTGCAGTGTTTGCCTTTTTCTTCTCAACCACCGAAAAAATTCCGGCATTTATAATCTGGGTTCAGGAAAGGCCAGAACATTTCTTTCCCTTGCCAAAAACACATTTGCCGCGATGGGAAAAGAGGAGAATATTGAATTCATCGATACGCCAGCCGACATCCGTGATAAATACCAATATTACACTGAAGCCGATATGCGAAAATTAATCAGCATTGGGTACGAAAAACCATTTTACACTCTTGAAGAAGGAATTCGTGACTACGTTGTGAATTATCTGGAACCGAATCGTTATCTCTAG
- the mqnB gene encoding futalosine hydrolase: MKILLVSATENEMGSLETTWFRKNQVDTLITGVGMVATTHALTRKLQDKTYDLAINIGLAGSFDRGIQIGEIVRVTEDLFSELGAEDDNHFLSLKEMGLEGIDIFINLDENENPLFSSFRKVRAITVNTVHGNENSIANICKRLHPQIETMEGAAFFYVCGKENIPALQLRSISNYVEKRNKDAWDIPLALGKLNATVAELLEKI; the protein is encoded by the coding sequence ATGAAAATTTTGCTGGTTTCTGCCACCGAAAATGAAATGGGCTCCCTGGAAACGACCTGGTTTCGAAAAAACCAGGTGGATACCCTTATCACCGGTGTAGGAATGGTTGCCACCACGCATGCATTAACACGAAAATTACAGGACAAAACCTACGACCTTGCTATCAATATTGGCCTGGCCGGCAGTTTTGACCGCGGCATTCAGATTGGCGAAATCGTTCGGGTGACAGAAGACTTGTTCTCAGAACTTGGCGCTGAAGATGACAACCATTTTCTTAGCCTGAAAGAAATGGGCCTGGAAGGAATCGATATTTTCATAAATCTTGATGAAAATGAAAATCCCTTATTTAGCTCATTCCGGAAAGTCAGGGCAATCACAGTAAATACTGTGCATGGGAATGAAAATTCTATTGCAAACATCTGCAAACGATTGCATCCACAAATTGAAACAATGGAAGGTGCCGCATTCTTTTATGTTTGCGGAAAAGAAAATATCCCGGCTCTGCAACTTCGATCAATTTCGAATTATGTTGAAAAGAGAAATAAAGATGCATGGGATATTCCGCTGGCTCTCGGTAAACTAAATGCCACTGTCGCGGAATTACTGGAAAAAATTTAA
- a CDS encoding sigma-54-dependent Fis family transcriptional regulator has translation MPRILIIDDEKAIRNTLREILQYEKFEVDEAGDGAEGLKKVESSSFDLVLCDIKMPKMDGLEVLAKLQELNPDLPVVMISGHGTIETAVDAIKSGAFDYIAKPPDLNRLLVTVRNALDRSSLISETKTLKRKVFKTREMIGKSEQISQIKSMIDKVAPTDARVLITGSNGTGKELVARWIHEKSQRATGPLIEVNCAAIPSELIESELFGHEKGAFTSAIKQRIGKFEQANNGTLFLDEIGDMSLSAQAKVLRALQENKITRVGGEKEIQVSPRVLAATNKDLKAEIEKGNFREDLYHRLSVIVIHVPSLKERKDDIPILAEHFVKEICEDYGMPLKSFSADALNALQSKAWTGNIRELRNVIERLVILSDKKITEKEVNTFA, from the coding sequence ATGCCCAGAATTCTGATTATTGATGATGAAAAAGCGATCCGCAACACTTTGCGGGAAATTTTGCAGTATGAAAAATTTGAAGTGGATGAAGCAGGTGATGGCGCCGAAGGCTTGAAAAAGGTAGAAAGCAGTTCGTTCGATCTTGTACTTTGCGATATTAAAATGCCCAAGATGGATGGACTGGAGGTGCTTGCTAAATTGCAGGAACTCAACCCGGACTTGCCTGTTGTTATGATCAGCGGTCATGGTACGATTGAAACAGCTGTGGATGCTATCAAAAGTGGAGCATTTGATTATATCGCCAAACCGCCTGATCTAAACCGCTTGCTTGTTACGGTCCGAAACGCGCTTGACAGATCTTCACTGATCAGTGAAACCAAGACTTTAAAACGAAAAGTTTTCAAAACCCGGGAGATGATTGGGAAGTCAGAGCAAATTTCACAGATCAAATCCATGATCGACAAAGTAGCTCCTACAGATGCTCGAGTGTTGATAACAGGAAGTAACGGTACGGGTAAGGAACTTGTTGCTCGCTGGATTCATGAAAAAAGTCAGCGTGCTACCGGACCACTCATTGAAGTGAATTGCGCCGCAATCCCGTCTGAATTGATCGAGAGCGAATTGTTTGGTCACGAAAAAGGCGCGTTTACTTCCGCGATAAAGCAAAGGATCGGAAAATTTGAACAGGCGAATAATGGAACACTTTTTCTGGATGAAATCGGTGATATGAGTCTTTCCGCGCAGGCGAAAGTTTTGCGTGCTTTGCAGGAAAATAAAATCACCAGGGTTGGAGGGGAGAAGGAAATCCAGGTGAGTCCGCGTGTATTAGCCGCAACCAATAAAGACCTGAAAGCTGAAATTGAAAAAGGAAATTTCCGTGAAGATTTGTATCATCGTTTAAGCGTGATTGTAATTCATGTACCTTCCCTCAAAGAAAGAAAGGATGATATTCCGATCCTTGCCGAACATTTTGTGAAGGAAATATGTGAAGATTACGGGATGCCACTGAAAAGTTTTTCAGCGGATGCTTTGAACGCTCTTCAATCGAAAGCCTGGACAGGAAATATCCGGGAACTGAGGAATGTTATCGAACGACTGGTGATTTTATCAGATAAAAAAATTACTGAAAAGGAAGTGAATACATTTGCATAA
- a CDS encoding 1,4-dihydroxy-6-naphthoate synthase, with protein sequence MPLSRNYWKKFKLKRNRILSKEKIIKIGYSPCPNDTFIFDALVHNKIDTRGFQFEPVLEDVEKLNQMAFRNELDVTKLSFHAYAQVNSDYQLLTAGSALGNGVGPLFIARQSSSHPELDFTSVAIPGKNTTANFLFSIFYPNVKVKKEMIFSAIENAVISGETDAGVIIHENRFTYEQKGLVKIADLGELWEKSTGQAIPLGGIAVRRNFPSEIKSQINQLVKESVEFAFKHPDESVDYVCAHAQEMDPSVRQKHIDLYVNQYSIDLGEKGKDAIRLLFSKGKETGMLKAELKDLFVS encoded by the coding sequence ATGCCACTGTCGCGGAATTACTGGAAAAAATTTAAACTGAAAAGGAACCGGATTTTGTCCAAAGAAAAAATAATAAAAATCGGGTACTCCCCTTGCCCGAATGACACGTTCATTTTCGATGCACTTGTACATAACAAGATTGATACCCGTGGTTTTCAATTTGAACCTGTCCTTGAAGATGTGGAAAAACTCAACCAGATGGCTTTCCGCAATGAACTGGATGTAACCAAACTTAGCTTCCATGCCTATGCACAGGTGAACAGCGACTATCAATTGCTCACCGCCGGTAGCGCTCTTGGAAATGGTGTCGGTCCTTTGTTCATTGCAAGACAGAGCAGCTCACATCCTGAATTGGATTTTACATCAGTCGCGATACCGGGAAAAAATACGACAGCGAATTTTCTTTTTAGTATCTTCTATCCTAATGTTAAAGTAAAGAAGGAGATGATTTTTTCCGCGATTGAAAATGCTGTCATTTCCGGAGAAACTGATGCGGGAGTGATCATCCACGAAAACAGATTTACCTATGAGCAAAAAGGTCTGGTGAAAATCGCGGATCTGGGTGAGCTCTGGGAAAAATCAACCGGACAGGCAATTCCCCTTGGCGGAATAGCTGTGAGAAGAAATTTTCCTTCAGAAATAAAATCTCAGATCAATCAACTCGTGAAAGAAAGTGTTGAATTCGCATTCAAACATCCTGACGAAAGCGTGGATTACGTTTGCGCCCATGCGCAGGAAATGGATCCTTCGGTGAGACAAAAACACATTGACTTGTATGTAAATCAATATTCCATCGACCTGGGTGAAAAAGGAAAAGATGCTATCCGTCTTCTCTTCAGCAAAGGGAAAGAAACAGGAATGCTGAAAGCTGAATTGAAGGACCTCTTTGTAAGCTGA
- a CDS encoding MerR family transcriptional regulator, with protein MPYKEKEIEKLYYTIGEVASMFDVNTSHIRFWSKEFDIIKPATNKKGNRLYTHSDIENFKKIYHLVKEKGFTLKGAKTELKEMKGRPKEEEVVAVSEIETDKLSDNPVHVPFSTLEIPFGDDFVDKMAMKSSLEKIKSTLMDIQRELTVLEER; from the coding sequence ATGCCGTATAAAGAGAAAGAAATAGAGAAATTGTATTACACCATCGGTGAAGTAGCTTCCATGTTTGATGTAAATACTTCCCACATTCGTTTTTGGTCAAAAGAGTTTGATATCATCAAGCCTGCGACCAACAAAAAAGGAAATCGTCTTTATACGCACAGCGATATTGAAAATTTCAAAAAGATCTATCATTTGGTGAAAGAGAAAGGTTTTACTCTCAAAGGAGCGAAAACTGAATTAAAGGAAATGAAAGGTCGTCCGAAGGAAGAAGAAGTAGTTGCTGTGAGTGAAATTGAAACAGACAAGCTGAGTGATAATCCGGTACATGTTCCTTTTTCGACGCTTGAGATTCCATTTGGAGATGATTTCGTTGACAAGATGGCAATGAAAAGCTCATTGGAAAAGATCAAGTCAACACTGATGGATATCCAGAGAGAACTCACCGTACTTGAAGAAAGATAA
- a CDS encoding S46 family peptidase: MGAFRKIILPILIFFTILSSAKEGMWLPNLLEEMNEKDMQALGMKISAEDIYSINHSSIKDAVVQFGGGCTGEIVSNEGLLITNHHCGFSQIQSISSLEVNFLKDGFWAKTREDEIPCPGLTATFIIEIRDVTLNILPFLSDSLTEKDRTNLVKQIADSLERSAVDGTHYKASTKSFFHGNKYYMFITEVFRDIRYVGAPPLDIAKFGGESDNWLWPREQADFSLWRIYAGSDNKPADYSKDNKPFRPRYFFPVNIGGVRSGDFTMVLGFPGKTNLYATSDALGMIYSQTNPDKVNIRDVKLKIWEQAMAQNDTVQLQYSSKYKTVVNYYKKWKYENAGIEKFDVISKRQKLEDEFISWTKSNPERSKEYGHVLEDYRSVLVRGKAYSFLNDYTTEALMGIELVNYVNTFRGLIEGNFRDSLGLQKVNMLAEKLKKGISGSFKNYAPALDEKMCAAMLELCWKNLPDTSRPAIFDKIKQEYSLDFKRYAHDVYSTSIFLQRSKLADVLENFDSTKAILLSKDPAWILSADILSYQKMKVQPGYDLYMEESSAIQRKFMKGILEMKKGEKLSPDANSTLRLSYGTVQGFTKSKKYKTYLTTLDDILKNEGKNATEYHVSDQLKALISKKDFGRYAFHGTVPVNFLSSNHTTNGNSGSPVLNAKGELIGVNFDRASEGMVSDLMYDENSGRNISVDIRYVLFLIEKVGKLDRLISEMKIVND; encoded by the coding sequence ATGGGTGCATTCAGAAAAATTATCCTGCCGATTCTGATTTTTTTTACAATTCTTTCTTCAGCGAAGGAAGGTATGTGGCTTCCAAATCTGTTGGAAGAAATGAATGAAAAGGATATGCAAGCGCTCGGAATGAAAATTTCCGCGGAGGATATATACAGTATAAATCATAGCAGTATCAAAGATGCAGTTGTGCAATTTGGCGGCGGATGTACAGGAGAAATAGTTTCGAATGAAGGTCTTCTGATAACCAATCATCATTGCGGATTCAGCCAGATCCAGTCTATTAGTTCCCTTGAAGTTAATTTTCTGAAAGATGGTTTTTGGGCTAAAACAAGAGAAGATGAAATTCCCTGTCCCGGACTAACAGCTACATTTATTATTGAGATCAGGGATGTAACACTAAACATATTGCCATTTCTTTCAGATTCATTGACTGAAAAAGATAGAACTAATCTGGTTAAACAAATTGCGGACAGTCTGGAAAGAAGTGCAGTGGATGGGACACATTACAAAGCATCCACGAAATCATTCTTCCATGGGAATAAATACTACATGTTCATTACTGAAGTCTTTCGTGACATCCGTTATGTGGGTGCGCCTCCCCTGGACATCGCAAAATTCGGTGGTGAGTCCGACAATTGGTTATGGCCAAGAGAGCAGGCTGATTTTTCATTATGGCGAATTTATGCCGGAAGTGATAATAAGCCGGCTGATTATTCAAAGGATAATAAACCGTTTCGTCCCCGGTACTTTTTCCCGGTGAACATTGGTGGAGTGAGATCCGGTGATTTCACAATGGTTCTTGGATTTCCGGGCAAGACAAATTTGTATGCAACGAGTGATGCACTTGGGATGATTTATTCCCAGACAAATCCTGACAAAGTCAATATCCGAGATGTGAAATTGAAAATCTGGGAGCAGGCGATGGCTCAGAATGATACAGTGCAATTGCAATATTCCAGTAAGTATAAAACTGTGGTTAATTATTATAAAAAGTGGAAGTACGAAAATGCGGGAATTGAAAAATTCGATGTGATTTCGAAACGGCAAAAGCTCGAGGATGAGTTTATTTCCTGGACAAAATCCAATCCTGAAAGATCAAAGGAATATGGCCATGTGTTGGAGGATTACCGGTCAGTGCTTGTTCGGGGAAAAGCATACAGCTTCTTAAATGATTATACAACGGAAGCATTGATGGGAATCGAGCTGGTGAATTATGTAAATACTTTTCGCGGGCTTATTGAAGGCAATTTCAGAGACAGTTTGGGTCTTCAAAAAGTAAATATGCTGGCGGAAAAATTGAAAAAAGGAATTTCTGGCTCCTTTAAAAATTATGCTCCCGCCCTTGATGAAAAGATGTGTGCGGCAATGCTTGAATTGTGCTGGAAAAATCTGCCGGACACATCTCGTCCCGCAATTTTTGATAAAATCAAGCAAGAGTATTCTCTGGATTTTAAGCGCTATGCTCATGATGTATATTCAACATCAATTTTTCTACAGCGGAGTAAGCTGGCGGATGTGCTCGAAAATTTTGATTCCACAAAAGCCATTTTACTCAGCAAAGATCCAGCGTGGATACTTTCCGCTGATATTTTGAGTTATCAGAAAATGAAAGTTCAGCCGGGCTATGACTTATACATGGAAGAGTCTTCTGCTATCCAACGGAAATTTATGAAAGGAATTCTGGAGATGAAAAAGGGAGAGAAATTATCTCCGGATGCAAATTCCACATTGAGGCTTTCCTACGGAACAGTGCAGGGTTTTACAAAATCAAAGAAGTATAAAACATACCTGACGACCCTTGATGATATACTTAAAAATGAAGGGAAGAATGCTACGGAATATCATGTTTCAGATCAATTGAAAGCGCTCATTTCAAAAAAAGATTTCGGACGATATGCCTTTCATGGAACTGTACCGGTGAATTTTCTTTCATCCAATCATACTACCAATGGAAACTCTGGGAGTCCGGTATTGAATGCAAAAGGAGAATTAATTGGTGTCAATTTTGACCGGGCATCAGAAGGAATGGTTAGTGACCTGATGTATGATGAAAATTCCGGGAGAAATATCTCTGTGGATATCCGTTATGTTTTATTTCTGATAGAAAAAGTTGGCAAACTTGATCGCCTGATTTCAGAAATGAAAATTGTCAACGATTGA
- the alaS gene encoding alanine--tRNA ligase, with protein MTSAEIRTAFLEFFRSKGHQIVPSAPMVVKNDPTLMFTNAGMNQFKDMFLGNSPVKYKRIANTQKCLRVSGKHNDLEEVGIDTYHHTMFEMLGNWSFGDYFKKEAISWSWELLTEIYKLPKDRLYVTVFEGDAKENLAFDQESYDCWKALIAEDRILRGNKKDNFWEMGDQGPCGPCTEIHVDLRSEEERKKLDGKSLVNASHPQVIEIWNNVFMEFNRKADSSLEPLPARHVDTGMGFERLCMALQGKTSNYDTDVFQPLIQFIATRSGIKYGSDEKTDIAMRVMVDHIRAITFAIGDGQLPSNNKAGYVIRRILRRAVRYAFTFLNFKEPFLNKLVPLLADQFRDVFPEVKSQQDFIQRVIHEEEQGFLRTLETGIRKFEENKNKNITGEFAFELYDTFGFPIDLTQLMARESGKDVDMDGFHKCLEQQKERSRAAGSMDTDDWVVLRDESGVEFVGYDEFECDCVILKYRKVKSKNKVQYQLVLNKTPFYAESGGQIGDTGSLVSANEKIIITDTQKENNLIIHFCDRLPEDLLAKFHASIDKESRRMITNNHSATHLMHSALKRVLGEHVNQKGSLVNAEQTRFDFSHFSKVTDDEIAQIERMVNEKIRENIRLEEQRNVPVQKALDMGATALFGEKYGEYVRVITFDQEYSRELCGGTHVASTGQIGLFKIVSEGAVAAGVRRIEAITADKADEYFKQQEEKLNQLNELLKNPKDLTERVKQLLEENSALQEKMNQFVSQKAQGIKNELILKAKEINGINLIVDKLDLPTAEAIKNISFELKNQVNNLFFLAGAEIDGKAHLSLIISDTLIKDKNLNAMNIIRELSKEIQGGGGGQPFYATAGGKNPDGIEKALEKGRSLVLGLS; from the coding sequence ATGACTTCCGCTGAGATCAGAACCGCATTTCTGGAATTTTTCCGCAGTAAGGGACACCAGATTGTCCCATCCGCACCCATGGTCGTTAAAAACGACCCCACCCTGATGTTTACAAATGCAGGAATGAATCAGTTCAAAGACATGTTCCTTGGCAATAGTCCTGTAAAGTACAAACGAATCGCCAATACTCAAAAGTGTCTCCGAGTTTCAGGCAAACACAATGATCTCGAAGAAGTTGGTATTGATACCTACCATCATACGATGTTCGAAATGCTGGGGAACTGGTCCTTCGGAGATTATTTTAAAAAAGAAGCCATTTCCTGGAGCTGGGAACTACTCACCGAAATTTATAAGTTGCCTAAAGACCGATTATACGTCACCGTTTTTGAAGGTGATGCAAAAGAAAATCTGGCTTTCGATCAGGAAAGTTACGATTGCTGGAAAGCGCTTATCGCTGAAGACCGGATCCTTCGTGGGAACAAAAAAGATAATTTCTGGGAAATGGGAGATCAGGGACCTTGTGGACCCTGTACGGAAATACATGTGGACCTGCGTTCCGAAGAAGAAAGAAAGAAGCTGGATGGAAAATCGTTGGTCAATGCAAGCCACCCACAGGTGATTGAAATCTGGAACAATGTATTCATGGAATTCAATCGTAAAGCGGACAGCAGCCTGGAGCCACTTCCGGCACGACATGTTGACACAGGAATGGGTTTCGAACGTTTGTGTATGGCTTTGCAGGGTAAAACTTCCAACTATGATACCGACGTATTCCAACCGCTCATCCAGTTTATCGCGACTCGTTCAGGAATCAAATATGGCTCCGATGAAAAAACGGATATCGCTATGCGAGTTATGGTTGATCACATCCGTGCAATCACCTTTGCAATCGGAGACGGACAGTTGCCAAGTAATAACAAAGCCGGTTATGTAATCCGACGAATTCTTCGTCGTGCTGTTCGTTATGCTTTCACCTTCCTGAATTTCAAGGAACCCTTCCTCAATAAACTCGTTCCGCTGCTTGCTGATCAATTCAGGGATGTATTCCCGGAAGTAAAATCACAACAGGATTTTATCCAGCGTGTCATCCATGAAGAAGAGCAGGGCTTCCTTCGTACACTTGAAACAGGTATCCGGAAATTTGAAGAGAATAAAAACAAAAACATTACCGGAGAATTTGCATTTGAACTATACGACACCTTCGGCTTCCCGATCGACCTGACACAACTGATGGCAAGAGAATCCGGCAAGGATGTCGATATGGATGGTTTTCACAAATGTCTCGAACAACAAAAAGAAAGATCCCGTGCTGCAGGAAGTATGGACACGGATGATTGGGTGGTACTCCGTGATGAAAGTGGTGTTGAATTTGTAGGCTATGACGAATTCGAATGTGATTGTGTTATTCTCAAATACCGTAAAGTCAAATCGAAAAACAAGGTTCAATATCAGCTTGTGCTGAACAAGACTCCATTCTATGCTGAAAGCGGCGGCCAGATCGGAGATACAGGTTCATTGGTTTCGGCAAATGAGAAAATTATCATTACCGATACACAAAAAGAAAATAACCTGATCATTCATTTCTGCGATCGGTTACCGGAAGATTTGCTTGCAAAATTTCATGCAAGTATTGATAAAGAAAGCAGAAGAATGATCACCAACAATCACTCCGCGACACACCTGATGCATTCCGCTCTGAAACGTGTTCTTGGCGAACATGTGAATCAAAAAGGATCACTTGTAAATGCGGAGCAAACCCGTTTTGACTTTTCACATTTCAGCAAAGTAACTGATGATGAAATTGCACAGATCGAGCGAATGGTGAATGAAAAAATCAGAGAAAATATCCGCCTGGAGGAACAAAGAAACGTACCCGTACAAAAAGCGCTGGACATGGGTGCTACTGCTCTGTTTGGAGAAAAATACGGGGAATATGTTCGTGTGATTACGTTTGATCAGGAATACTCCCGTGAACTCTGCGGAGGAACACACGTGGCCTCAACCGGACAAATCGGATTGTTTAAAATCGTTTCTGAGGGAGCAGTCGCAGCCGGAGTTCGACGAATCGAAGCAATTACTGCCGACAAAGCCGATGAGTATTTTAAACAACAGGAAGAAAAATTAAATCAGCTCAATGAGCTTTTGAAAAACCCGAAAGATCTTACGGAAAGAGTCAAACAATTGCTGGAGGAAAATTCCGCTTTACAGGAGAAAATGAATCAGTTTGTTTCTCAGAAAGCGCAGGGAATCAAAAACGAATTGATTTTGAAAGCCAAAGAAATAAACGGCATCAATCTCATCGTCGACAAACTCGATTTACCTACGGCTGAAGCTATCAAGAATATTTCTTTCGAATTAAAAAATCAGGTTAACAACTTGTTTTTCTTAGCAGGTGCTGAGATCGACGGCAAAGCTCATTTGTCGCTCATTATTTCCGACACTCTGATCAAGGATAAAAACCTGAACGCGATGAACATCATTCGTGAACTCAGTAAAGAAATTCAGGGTGGCGGTGGTGGACAACCTTTCTATGCGACAGCAGGTGGAAAAAATCCGGATGGAATTGAAAAGGCCCTGGAAAAAGGGAGAAGTCTGGTTTTAGGCCTGAGTTGA
- a CDS encoding 6-carboxytetrahydropterin synthase produces MVYITRKESFSAAHKLARPDWSVEKNEDVFGKCSNPNWHGHNYQLWVTVKGEVNPETGFVANLAEISVLLKKYVLDKVDHKNLNIDVDFMQGKLSSTEVLAIEIWKQLEQPINALGCALHCIKVQETDKNYVEYFGN; encoded by the coding sequence ATGGTTTATATAACTAGAAAAGAATCTTTTAGCGCGGCACATAAACTGGCGCGTCCCGACTGGAGTGTTGAGAAAAACGAAGACGTTTTTGGCAAATGTTCGAACCCAAACTGGCATGGTCACAATTATCAGTTATGGGTTACTGTTAAGGGTGAAGTGAATCCTGAAACAGGGTTTGTCGCCAATCTTGCAGAGATCAGTGTGCTTTTGAAAAAATATGTCCTTGACAAAGTGGATCATAAAAATCTGAATATTGATGTTGATTTCATGCAGGGAAAACTAAGTTCCACAGAGGTCCTTGCTATCGAAATCTGGAAACAGCTTGAACAACCCATCAATGCTCTGGGATGTGCTTTACATTGTATCAAGGTACAGGAGACGGATAAAAATTATGTGGAGTATTTTGGAAATTAA
- a CDS encoding M23 family metallopeptidase — protein sequence MANVKYHFNTHSLKYERVVVTWRKRLLRVLGWLATAVVFGALIMLFAYNFFDSPKEKRLRRQLDETTYQLELLKQRSEQIDAVLSDIQERDNTIYRVIFEAEPIPSSIREAGYGGIDRYKALRDNYDSDLIIDVTKKIDKLSKQLYVQSKSYDEVWELVKNKATMLASIPAIQPVANKDLTRVASGYGMRVHPIYKTVKMHTGMDFTAPVGTEIHATGTGTVTKVEYDGRGYGNNVIINHGYGYETLYGHMSRVTVRPGQKISRGDLIGYVGNSGTSTGPHLHYEVRKNNNPVNPVNFYYSDLTPEEYERMLEISARAGQSFD from the coding sequence ATGGCAAACGTAAAGTATCATTTCAACACGCACAGCCTCAAGTATGAGCGCGTTGTCGTCACCTGGAGGAAGCGTCTGTTGCGCGTTCTGGGTTGGCTGGCAACAGCTGTAGTGTTTGGTGCTTTGATCATGCTTTTCGCTTACAACTTTTTTGATTCACCGAAAGAAAAACGATTGCGCAGACAGCTTGATGAAACCACCTATCAGCTTGAATTGCTGAAACAGCGCTCGGAGCAAATTGATGCTGTGCTGAGTGATATCCAGGAACGCGACAATACAATTTACAGGGTTATCTTTGAAGCGGAACCGATTCCATCTTCGATACGTGAAGCAGGATATGGTGGTATCGACCGGTACAAAGCTTTGCGTGACAATTACGATTCAGATTTGATTATTGATGTCACCAAAAAGATAGACAAGCTTTCCAAGCAACTTTATGTACAGTCTAAGTCTTATGATGAAGTCTGGGAACTTGTGAAGAACAAGGCCACTATGCTTGCTTCCATTCCTGCCATTCAGCCTGTAGCGAACAAAGACCTGACTCGCGTAGCTTCCGGTTATGGTATGAGGGTGCATCCGATTTACAAGACGGTGAAAATGCATACCGGCATGGATTTTACAGCTCCTGTCGGAACCGAAATACATGCAACCGGTACAGGTACTGTAACCAAAGTAGAATATGATGGAAGAGGTTATGGGAATAATGTGATCATCAATCACGGTTACGGATATGAGACGTTGTACGGTCACATGAGTCGTGTCACAGTAAGGCCGGGACAAAAAATCAGCCGTGGTGATTTGATTGGATACGTGGGGAATTCCGGAACTTCTACCGGTCCCCATTTGCATTATGAAGTCAGGAAAAATAACAATCCGGTGAATCCGGTGAACTTCTATTACAGTGATCTTACTCCGGAGGAATACGAGAGAATGCTGGAAATTTCTGCCAGAGCCGGACAATCCTTCGACTAA